The following coding sequences lie in one Fusobacterium sp. IOR10 genomic window:
- a CDS encoding magnesium transporter CorA family protein, whose amino-acid sequence MLQVIKTDENFKLDYLYFRDEDSHKEIDPTILKEKNTWISLTDPDEEEILALQNILEIPEEHIKAALDEEEKSRLEIDGDILLLIIDVPLHSEGDKCSFTTLPLGIILLKDNIVTISTERFPLIDEFVKGRIKEFFTYKKTRFILQLLFRNTSYYLYYLRQIGRVSDAIETRLKKNMENDELLLLLDLEKSLVYFKTSLKSNELVLDKIMRMQFVKKYPDDMEVLDDVIIDTKQAIEMADIYSSILRGTRDAFSTIMSNNLNNVMKRLTSITVVLAIPTIISGIWGMNVSVPFARNHFGFALVIVLSVVISGFITYWLNRNKML is encoded by the coding sequence ATGTTACAAGTTATTAAAACTGATGAAAATTTCAAGTTGGACTATCTTTATTTTAGAGACGAAGATAGCCATAAAGAAATTGATCCAACAATTTTAAAAGAAAAAAATACCTGGATATCTCTAACAGATCCAGATGAAGAAGAAATCTTAGCACTACAAAATATATTAGAAATTCCTGAAGAACATATTAAAGCAGCTCTAGATGAGGAAGAAAAATCTCGTTTGGAAATAGATGGAGACATATTATTGTTGATTATAGATGTGCCTCTTCACAGTGAAGGAGATAAATGTTCCTTTACAACTCTTCCTCTAGGAATAATTTTACTAAAGGACAATATTGTCACTATATCTACAGAGAGGTTTCCTCTTATAGATGAATTTGTAAAAGGAAGAATCAAAGAGTTTTTCACATATAAAAAGACAAGATTTATACTTCAACTTCTTTTTAGAAATACATCTTATTATTTGTATTACTTGAGACAAATAGGTCGTGTAAGTGATGCTATTGAAACAAGATTAAAGAAAAATATGGAAAATGATGAACTATTACTTTTATTGGATTTAGAAAAGAGTTTGGTATATTTTAAAACTTCATTAAAATCTAATGAATTAGTATTAGACAAAATTATGAGAATGCAGTTTGTTAAAAAATATCCAGATGATATGGAAGTATTAGACGATGTAATAATTGATACAAAACAAGCTATTGAAATGGCTGATATTTATTCTAGTATTTTAAGAGGAACTAGAGATGCTTTTTCAACTATTATGTCAAATAATTTGAACAATGTAATGAAGAGATTAACATCTATTACAGTTGTTTTAGCTATACCTACTATTATTTCAGGGATATGGGGAATGAATGTTTCTGTTCCCTTTGCAAGAAATCATTTTGGTTTTGCCCTAGTGATAGTTTTATCAGTTGTTATAAGTGGATTTATAACTTATTGGCTTAATAGAAATAAAATGCTATAA
- a CDS encoding thymidine kinase, with amino-acid sequence MCLNIICGSMYSGKSTELLKRYERNKYAKKKALLFNHSLDKRYGENVVATHLQDQEKSYSISTVYEMLSILHEHKEIKNVYIDEFQFFPKEFSNVIVSLVEKENYSITVAGLDLTFDNKPFKSMEKLMPYADEILKLKAVCCECGKNASKSYRLTSSKEKVEVGSNDSYIALCKKCYNKIYKL; translated from the coding sequence ATGTGTCTTAATATAATATGTGGTAGTATGTACTCAGGGAAGAGTACTGAACTTTTAAAAAGATATGAAAGAAATAAATATGCTAAAAAAAAAGCATTACTTTTTAATCATTCACTAGATAAGAGATATGGGGAAAATGTTGTTGCAACTCATTTGCAAGATCAAGAGAAATCTTATTCCATATCAACTGTTTACGAGATGCTTTCTATTTTGCACGAACATAAAGAAATAAAAAATGTTTATATTGATGAATTTCAATTTTTCCCAAAGGAATTTTCAAATGTTATAGTTTCCTTAGTGGAAAAGGAGAATTATTCAATTACTGTGGCAGGTCTTGATTTAACTTTTGATAACAAACCCTTTAAAAGTATGGAAAAACTTATGCCCTATGCTGATGAAATTTTAAAGTTAAAGGCTGTTTGCTGTGAATGTGGAAAAAATGCAAGCAAATCCTATAGATTAACTTCTAGCAAAGAAAAGGTAGAAGTTGGATCAAACGATTCCTATATAGCCCTGTGCAAAAAGTGCTATAATAAAATATATAAATTGTAA
- a CDS encoding M20 family metallo-hydrolase: MLGKKIYDILEELGKISIEGEGVTRISFTKEHRKANSFIKKLMTENGLIPREDNAGNIIGEYFSNKTNSKTLVIGSHEDSVKNGGKYDGPLGIILPIITFGEYLKENKNLPYNIKIISFGDEEGIRFAMPFTGSSVIAGTFDTKDLSRVGIYNKTLGEALENFRGNLEKLKEDKIEDIDDFIEIHIEQGPILFNENNSLGIVNAIQGFKRYEVDILGQAGHSGTVPMNMRHDAGVGASEIVYKINRLIGSKEGIVATVGKMNFFPGAENVIPQKASFSIDIRSLSEELLISSMEEINKIIRDTCCKLKLKYKIKMKTENKVTLCNEKIISKLKESFIENNIDPKIISSGAGHDAQEMSKVTNVGMIFMRCEEGISHNPKEKISICDINDCVKVLKSFFYRYFN, from the coding sequence ATGTTAGGAAAAAAAATTTATGATATTTTAGAAGAACTTGGAAAAATATCCATTGAAGGGGAAGGGGTTACTAGAATTTCTTTTACAAAGGAACATAGAAAAGCTAATAGCTTTATAAAAAAACTTATGACAGAAAATGGTTTAATTCCCAGGGAAGACAACGCTGGAAATATTATAGGTGAATATTTTTCAAATAAAACAAATAGTAAAACTTTAGTTATTGGATCTCATGAGGACAGTGTTAAAAATGGAGGGAAGTATGATGGACCCCTTGGAATAATATTACCTATAATTACATTTGGAGAATATTTAAAGGAAAACAAAAACCTTCCTTATAATATAAAGATAATTTCCTTTGGAGATGAAGAAGGAATTAGATTTGCCATGCCTTTCACAGGGAGTAGTGTTATAGCTGGAACCTTTGACACAAAGGATTTGTCTAGAGTTGGAATATATAATAAAACCTTGGGAGAAGCTTTAGAGAACTTTAGGGGAAACTTGGAAAAATTAAAGGAAGACAAGATAGAAGATATTGATGATTTTATAGAGATTCATATAGAACAAGGGCCAATTCTTTTTAATGAAAATAATTCCCTTGGAATAGTTAATGCTATTCAAGGATTTAAAAGATATGAAGTTGATATTTTAGGGCAAGCAGGGCATTCAGGAACTGTTCCTATGAACATGAGACATGACGCTGGAGTTGGAGCTAGTGAAATAGTTTATAAAATAAATAGATTAATAGGAAGTAAAGAAGGGATAGTTGCAACAGTTGGTAAAATGAATTTTTTTCCAGGAGCAGAAAATGTAATCCCACAAAAAGCATCCTTTTCAATAGATATTAGATCACTGTCAGAGGAACTGTTAATATCTTCAATGGAAGAAATTAACAAAATTATAAGGGATACTTGTTGTAAATTAAAGTTAAAATATAAAATTAAAATGAAAACAGAAAATAAAGTTACCCTTTGTAATGAAAAAATAATTTCAAAATTAAAAGAGTCCTTTATTGAAAATAATATAGATCCTAAAATAATTTCAAGTGGCGCAGGGCATGATGCACAAGAAATGTCTAAAGTTACAAATGTTGGAATGATATTTATGAGATGTGAAGAGGGAATTAGTCATAATCCTAAAGAAAAAATATCTATTTGTGACATTAATGATTGCGTAAAAGTCTTAAAAAGTTTCTTTTATAGATACTTTAATTAA
- the dnaN gene encoding DNA polymerase III subunit beta, with protein MRFKVNREQFVNVLSDFLLILKENPIKPIIVGLKIEVTKENIILTGTNLESTLIKKVEGEILEEGIIIIKPQLMLEYIKLLEISQLEIYSDNNSLFVHQAEFVTMNAEEYPNIEEYLPIEVAKYNSDSFSKALEKTKFSSYQTADNLALNCVRVIFSQEKTEFVSTDSYRLTYLKENVNAIMNKEFSIPLESVNALIKLLKDIGKEITVGFSDKYLIFTWENNYYATRIIELPYPDFKQILGYNAFDKFLEFNTPEYKSALKKVLTVARTSYDKKYGAIFDFKGKMLKIESQSGKGKTVQKVNMLKDGDDFKGSLNIKFILEFLNNISKNLVIKATNSSSMFKMEEFENSDYVYILMPLALRD; from the coding sequence ATGAGATTTAAAGTAAACAGAGAACAGTTTGTAAATGTACTTTCAGATTTTCTACTGATATTAAAAGAAAATCCGATTAAACCTATAATAGTTGGTTTAAAAATAGAAGTTACCAAGGAAAATATAATTCTTACAGGTACAAACTTAGAGTCAACATTAATTAAAAAAGTTGAAGGGGAAATATTAGAAGAGGGAATTATAATTATTAAGCCTCAACTTATGTTAGAATATATAAAACTTTTAGAAATATCTCAATTGGAAATTTATTCAGATAACAATTCATTATTTGTTCATCAAGCTGAATTTGTTACAATGAATGCAGAAGAATATCCAAATATTGAAGAATATTTACCAATTGAAGTGGCTAAATATAATTCTGATAGTTTTTCTAAAGCTTTGGAAAAAACTAAGTTTTCCTCATATCAAACTGCTGACAACTTAGCTCTTAATTGTGTAAGGGTTATCTTTTCCCAAGAAAAAACAGAATTTGTTTCCACAGACTCATATAGACTAACTTACTTAAAGGAAAATGTAAATGCAATTATGAACAAGGAATTCTCTATTCCATTGGAAAGCGTAAATGCCCTTATAAAACTTTTAAAGGATATTGGAAAGGAAATAACAGTTGGATTCAGTGATAAATACTTAATTTTCACATGGGAAAATAATTATTATGCAACTAGAATTATTGAATTACCATATCCTGACTTTAAACAAATTTTAGGTTATAATGCCTTTGATAAGTTCTTAGAATTTAACACACCTGAATATAAAAGTGCTCTTAAAAAAGTTCTTACTGTTGCAAGAACAAGTTACGATAAAAAATATGGAGCTATATTTGATTTTAAAGGGAAAATGCTTAAAATTGAATCTCAATCTGGAAAGGGTAAAACTGTTCAAAAAGTTAATATGTTAAAGGATGGAGATGACTTTAAGGGATCTTTAAACATTAAATTTATATTGGAATTTTTAAATAATATATCTAAAAATCTTGTGATCAAAGCAACTAATTCTTCTTCTATGTTTAAAATGGAAGAATTTGAAAATAGCGACTACGTATATATACTAATGCCCCTTGCTTTAAGAGATTAA